One window from the genome of Magnolia sinica isolate HGM2019 chromosome 4, MsV1, whole genome shotgun sequence encodes:
- the LOC131243710 gene encoding fasciclin-like arabinogalactan protein 4, which produces MPPTSISHSTLLIIFFLSPLSALNITTLLSSYPYLSDFTSLLSATQIPADLTQRSSLTILAVPNTYLRPPYLTHLPSPSSLPDVLRYHVLLQFLSFPDLRRLPPNGILVTTLFQTTGRAPDINGAVNLTVTPNGSVTVRSPTPFSPSNATILSVIKTIPYNLTIFTVNSLLIPPNFDLTASENRPPVGLNITQVLIDARNFNVAASMLIASGVVEEFEADEKGAGITVFVPTDSAFAELPLTERLQSLPAEQKAVVLKFHVLHSYYPLGSLESIVNPVQPTLATEDVGAGHFTLSITRINGSVAIGTGIVQASITQTVFDQNPVAIFAVSRVLLPKDMFGKEGPVVGLGRGAAPPEIGVAPESPGVAGAQTPPTRLSSPPGFGVIRSDGGDRRAASTAVAALFCIGLYLMV; this is translated from the coding sequence atgccaccaACATCCATTTCCCATTCTACCCTTCTCATCATCTTCTTCCTCTCGCCACTCTCAGCCCTCAACATCACAACCCTCCTCTCCTCCTACCCTTATCTGTCCGACTTCACATCCCTTCTCTCCGCCACTCAAATCCCCGCCGATCTGACCCAACGATCTTCTCTCACCATCCTCGCCGTCCCAAACACCTATCTCCGGCCACCCTATCTGACCCACCTCCCGTCTCCCTCCTCCCTTCCTGACGTCCTCCGTTATCACGTCCTCCTACAATTCCTCTCCTTCCCCGACCTCCGTCGTCTCCCCCCTAATGGCATCCTCGTCACAACCCTCTTCCAAACCACCGGCCGCGCCCCTGACATTAATGGCGCCGTTAACCTCACCGTCACCCCTAACGGCTCCGTTACCGTCCGCTCCCCCACCCCCTTTTCCCCCTCCAACGCTACCATCCTGTCCGTCATCAAGACCATACCGTACAATCTCACCATCTTCACCGTCAATTCGCTGCTGATACCGCCGAATTTCGATCTCACGGCGTCCGAGAACCGTCCGCCGGTGGGCCTGAACATAACCCAGGTCCTGATCGACGCGAGGAATTTCAACGTGGCGGCGTCGATGCTGATCGCTTCCGGCGTGGTGGAGGAATTCGAGGCGGATGAGAAGGGGGCGGGGATCACCGTCTTCGTGCCGACGGACTCAGCTTTCGCTGAATTGCCTTTGACGGAGCGGTTGCAGTCGCTTCCAGCGGAGCAGAAGGCGGTGGTGCTGAAATTCCACGTCTTGCATTCGTATTACCCGTTGGGATCGCTGGAGTCGATCGTGAATCCGGTGCAGCCGACGCTGGCGACGGAGGATGTCGGGGCCGGGCATTTCACGCTCAGCATCACGAGAATCAATGGATCGGTGGCGATCGGGACGGGAATTGTGCAGGCGTCGATCACGCAGACAGTCTTCGATCAGAACCCAGTTGCCATCTTCGCCGTTTCGAGGGTTTTGCTGCCGAAGGACATGTTTGGGAAGGAGGGGCCGGTGGTGGGGCTTGGGAGAGGAGCTGCCCCGCCGGAAATTGGGGTGGCGCCGGAGAGTCCTGGTGTGGCGGGGGCGCAGACTCCGCCGACGAGGTTGTCATCTCCGCCCGGATTCGGGGTGATTCGATCCGACGGTGGAGATAGAAGAGCTGCTTCTACTGCTGTTGCTGCTCTGTTTTGTATAGGATTGTATTTAATGGTATGA